Proteins encoded within one genomic window of Haematobia irritans isolate KBUSLIRL chromosome 5, ASM5000362v1, whole genome shotgun sequence:
- the LOC142240336 gene encoding uncharacterized protein LOC142240336, with protein MERANQRSRDIRKYFIFKTYFLFVILILLSAAECISLKKFDSLSKFIFDHVELAVTCFFMALMLLTIFVFVENVRFVAPLNWLLALFIVQGFISGVARTIAYISLEELSICFAYVTILMTVCILFASCLSHDFTLDVIIIFVLSFIFFIAAVYFVTLFAVAKVDFSFYIFNGLVTFIVCIFIFYHTQTVNGGRYAELRLADYILASIILYCDFTVLLLLSLYSVPKVWSCLKQAS; from the exons ATGGAAAGGGCCAATCAACGATCTCGagatattagaaaatattttatttttaaaacatattttttatttgtaattttgatCCTCCTAAGTGCTGCCGAGTGTATatcattgaaaaaatt TGATTCTCTTTCAAAATTCATATTTGATCATGTCGAATTGGCAGTGACCTGTTTTTTTATGGCTCTGAtgcttttgaccatatttgtgtTTGTGGAAAATGTGCGTTTCGTTGCTCCCCTCAACTGGCTGCTAGCTCTGTTTATA GTACAAGGCTTCATTTCGGGTGTTGCTAGAACTATAGCCTATATATCTTTGGAAGAGTTGTCGATTTGTTTTGCTTATGTAACAATCCTCATGACCGTTTGTATATTGTTTGCCTCTTGCCTATCG CATGACTTTACCTTGGATGTGATCATCATATTTGTCCTATCcttcatattttttattgctGCCGTTTATTTTGTGACTTTGTTTGCGGTGGCCAAGGTGGATTTTTCCTTTTACATCTTTAATGGATTGGTCACATTCATTGTGTGTATT tttatattCTATCACACTCAAACTGTAAATGGCGGCCGGTATGCAGAACTACGTTTGGCCGATTATATACTGGCATCTATAATTTTATATTGCGATTTCACTGTACTCCTGCTACTGTCACTTTATTCTGTGCCCAAAGTGTGGAGTTGTCTGAAACAAGCATCGTAA
- the Hdc gene encoding histidine decarboxylase, whose protein sequence is MDVKEYRQRGKEMVDYIADYLENIRDRRVLPDVKPGYMKNLLPDSAPVEGEDWPNIFEDVERVIMPGITHWQSPHMHAYFPALNSFPSLLGDMLADAINCIGFTWASSPACTELEIIVMNWLGKMIGLPDDFLNLHSSSRGGGVVQTTASESTLVCLLAGRTRAIQRFHEKCPGYQDAEINARLVAYCSDQAHSSVEKAALIGLVRMRYIEADQNLSMNGQPLREAIEDDIRQGLVPFWVCATLGTTGACAFDNLEEIGTVCRDFNLWLHVDAAYAGSAFICPEFRTWLKGIEKADSIAFNPSKWLMIHFDATALWVKDSAAVHRTFNVEPLYLQHENSGVAVDFMHWQIPLSRRFRSLKIWFVLRSYGIKGLQRHIRESVRLAQKFEALVAADHRFEIPAKRHLGLVVFRVKGDNEITERLLKCLNHRGNIHCIPSSLKGKYVIRFTVTSTHTTVDDIIKDWTEIKNAATEILGEINISISNRVYLKDIKEKSDGFGSSLLLSNTPLSPKIVNGSFAAIFNDEFLAKTYAGVRIAHQESPSMRRRVRGIMMSGKQFSLDSHMDVVVQTSMDSRTTNNKVVDSYGKTSSTVKQQVKERETIREDEETQEGMKPR, encoded by the exons ATGGATGTAAAGGAATATCGTCAAAGGG GGAAGGAAATGGTGGACTATATCGCCGATTATTTGGAAAACATACGAGATCGCAGAGTTTTGCCTGACGTTAAACCGGGATATATGAAAAATCTTTTACCAGATTCGGCCCCCGTTGAAGGCGAAGATTGGCCAAATattttcgaagatgttgaacGAGTTATAATGCCCGGCATCACACATTGGCAAAGCCCCCACATGCATGCCTATTTTCCAGCTTTAAATTCATTTCCTTCTCTCCTGGGTGATATGCTAGCTGATGCGATCAATTGCATAGGCTTTACATGGGCAAGTTCTCCAGCTTGTACTGAACTGGAGATAATTGTTATGAATTGGTTGGGTAAAATGATTGGCTTGCCAGATGATTTCCTTAACTTACACAGTTCCAGTCGGGGTGGTGGTGTCGTTCAGACAACAGCCAGTGAGTCCACACTGGTGTGTCTCTTGGCCGGCAGAACCAGGGCGATACAACGGTTTCACGAGAAATGTCCTGGATATCAAGATGCTGAAATAAATGCCCGCCTTGTGGCCTATTGTTCAGATCAGGCCCATTCGAGTGTGGAGAAAGCAGCCTTAATAG gtctTGTTCGAATGCGATACATTGAAGCCGATCAGAACCTATCAATGAATGGACAACCTTTACGTGAAGCAATTGAAGATGATATACGTCAGGGTCTAGTACCTTTCTGG GTCTGCGCCACTTTGGGCACAACTGGAGCTTGTGCTTTTGATAATTTGGAGGAAATTGGTACCGTTTGTCGCGATTTCAATTTATGGCTGCACGTGGATGCTGCCTATGCCGGCAGTGCATTCATATGCCCAGAATTTCGTACTTGGCTCAAAGGCATTGAGAAAGCCGATTCTATTGCATTCAATCCTTCCAAATGGCTAATGATACATTTCGATGCCACGGCCCTGTG GGTTAAAGATAGCGCCGCTGTACATCGCACGTTCAATGTGGAACCACTCTATTTGCAACATGAAAATTCTGGAGTAGCTGTTGACTTCATGCACTGGCAAATACCACTGAGTAGACGCTTTCGTTCCTTGAAAATTTGGTTTGTCCTGCGTTCGTATGGAATCAAGGGGCTACAGCGGCATATACGCGAAAGTGTAAGGCTGGCACAGAAATTTGAAGCTTTAGTTGCGGCCGATCATCGCTTTGAAATACCAGCCAAAAGACATTTAG GTCTGGTAGTGTTCCGTGTGAAGGGTGACAATGAAATCACCGAACGTCTTCTGAAATGTCTCAATCATCGCGGCAATATTCATTGTATTCCCTCATCCCTAAAAGGAAAATATGTCATCCGATTCACCGTTACCTCTACACACACCACAGTCGATGACATCATTAAGGACTGGACAGAGATCAAGAATGCAGCCACCGAAATCCTAGGCGAAATTAATATCAGCATTTCGAATAGAGTCTATCTGAAAG ATATCAAAGAGAAGTCCGATGGATTTGGTAGTAGTCTCCTGCTCTCAAATACCCCCTTGTCACCGAAGATTGTTAATGGCTCATTTGCCGCCATATTCAATGATGAATTTCTAGCCAAGACATATGCCGGTGTAAGGATTGCG CATCAGGAATCACCTTCGATGCGGCGACGAGTCCGAGGTATTATGATGTCAGGGAAACAGTTCTCATTAGATTCACATATGGATGTGGTGGTTCAAACATCCATGGACTCAAGAACAACCAATAACAAAGTTGTGGATAGCTATGGCAAAACTTCATCCACCGTGAAGCAGCAAGTAAAAGAACGTGAAACTATTCGCGAAGATGAAGAGACCCAGGAAGGTATGAAACCCAGGTAG
- the LOC142240186 gene encoding uncharacterized protein LOC142240186, which produces MSTWKLHLLTIILLAISTLQWLILALLDLSAMFEDTNLCLVIFILGLTAVALDRFLFELKNLWIHLTFALTMVEFVTLGATAYVFSTYSLQRIAISFVITFILLITMAFMGPYMAKLNVETFHGWMCLGIFICLFTGIVILTAMLSSNRQISYVHVFLMLSLFLVLITMFYESFIIHPLDDSMGYNGLVHYSLFQYGQLILFLVLFLKVTY; this is translated from the exons aTGTCTACATGGAAATTACATCTTCTTACTATTATTCTCTTAGCAATATCTACATTGCAATGGCTAATTTTAGCTCTACT aGATTTAAGTGCTATGTTCGAAGATACAAATCTCTGTTTGGTTATATTTATTCTGGGTTTAACTGCTGTTGCCCTGGACAGATTTctatttgaattgaaaaatttgtggaTTCATCTAACTTTTGCTTTGACGATG GTTGAATTTGTGACTTTAGGAGCAACGGCATATGTATTTAGTACATACTCTCTTCAAAGGATAGCAATATCTTTCGTAATTACTTTCATTCTTTTAATAACAATGGCTTTTATGGGTCCATATATGGCAAAG CTCAATGTAGAAACTTTTCATGGGTGGATGTGTTTGGGCATATTTATATGTTTATTTACTGGCATAGTCATACTCACTGCAATGCTTTCCTCCAATCGCCAAATATCCTACGTGCATGTATTCCTCATGTTATCGCTATTTCTTGTATTAATT ACTATGTTTTACGAATCATTTATAATACATCCTTTAGATGACTCCATGGGTTACAATGGCTTAGTACACTATTCGTTATTTCAATATGGTCAATTAATACTGTTCTTGGTGCTATTTTTAAAAGTAACGTATTAA
- the LOC142240337 gene encoding uncharacterized protein LOC142240337, whose amino-acid sequence MEIAGQSLRTIRKRHISFVYKVYLIACIMVACSIIQWLAINITQKNFSNLLKKYNSIMVGLTFLAFLALLPVQHFLHNERPKRKLIRITYIFIIMEFSSFILGRSLAQSTTSQILKASVLTLVVLVASLCIASRYHMEVEQNAIYLAMWTIRYYLATSVYHMMALTIESQNVEISMTLVLIFFISIFAVVWGRSLGSLVFYRDESCHLSLYITLAYFIFLSLFCNSIEFFKNI is encoded by the exons ATGGAGATTGCAGGACAATCCCTAAGGACTATAAGGAAAAGACACATTTCATTTGTGTACAAAGTGTATTTAATTGCATGTATTATGGTAGCCTGTTCCATCATCCAGTGGTTGGCAATAAATATCACACA gaaaaattttagcaacctgctaaaaaaatataattccatAATGGTGGGACTAACATTTCTTGCCTTCCTTGCATTATTGCCCGTTCAACATTTCTTGCACAATGAGAGACCCAAAAGAAAACTCATCCGTATCACTTACATATTTATAATT ATGGAATTTAGTTCTTTCATTTTAGGCAGATCATTGGCTCAATCAACTACATCGCAGATTCTTAAGGCGAGTGTTCTAACATTAGTTGTCCTAGTAGCAAGCCTTTGTATCGCTTCCAGATATCAT ATGGAAGTAGAACAAAATGCAATTTACTTGGCAATGTGGACGATAAGATACTATTTGGCGACATCGGTTTATCATATGATGGCCTTAACGATTGAAAGTCAAAATGTTGAAATTAGTATGACATTGGtattgatatttttcatatctATT TTTGCTGTTGTATGGGGAAGATCATTGGGATCCTTGGTATTTTACAGAGACGAATCATGCCATCTAAGCTTGTACATAACTTTGGCTTATTTCATATTTCTCTCATTGTTTTgtaattcaattgaattttttaaaaatatttaa
- the LOC142240333 gene encoding uncharacterized protein LOC142240333 — protein sequence MQREFRNSSNLGSIDISYKCGFKIYGLTMAFILMTIISWLFTILLELNTLLIGDLFHICTSIVMLSILITFTAMDLARKRLHPRWEWFLTFLLIGTVTIWSLRIINGTTFLEFILLLVYMIILMVVLTAIGSKCSMDSIVIYASFMLIWWFMSLGLMIVLLFVVYALESYSWGVYLFAVIIYPYFISSIIYTGMIVNSGRFHCDALIKAVAPARNVYLHFVMIYLVSLLVLRVFQKQEVM from the exons ATGCAGCGCGAATTCCGAAATTCAAGCAACTTGGGATCGATTGATATATCATATAAATGTGGTTTCAAAATCTATGGCTTAACAATGGCCTTTATTCTTATGACGATCATATCGTGGCTGTTTACCATATTACT GGAATTGAATACACTTTTAATTGGCGACTTATTTCACATTTGTACTTCAATTGTAATGCTAagtattttaattacatttactgCAATGGATTTGGCCAGGAAAAGACTTCATCCAAGATGGGAATGGTTTCTAACATTTTTATTG atagGTACTGTAACGATTTGGTCTTTAAGGATCATTAATGGAACCACATTCTTGGAATTTATTCTTTTATTGGTTTATATGATTATCTTGATGGTAGTACTAACCGCTATTGGATCAAAATGTTCAATG GATTCCATTGTCATATATGCTTCTTTTATGTTAATCTGGTGGTTCATGTCATTGGGCCTAATGATTGTGCTCTTGTTTGTGGTATATGCCTTAGAGAGTTATTCATGGGGTGTGTATCTTTTTGCAGTGATAATATATCCGTATTTTATTTCG TCTATTATCTATACAGGAATGATAGTAAACTCTGGACGTTTTCACTGCGATGCCTTGATAAAAGCTGTCGCTCCCGCTAGAAATGTCTATTTGCATTTTGTGATGATATACTTGGTTAGTTTACTGGTATTGCGAGTGTTTCAAAAGCAGGAAGTAATGTAA
- the LOC142240338 gene encoding uncharacterized protein LOC142240338: MPQLKPMRAKRNRSPVATIHRQSESSGGSRKHGQRQRPSTLTTSVNSVRAPVTHYQLLSKSPQLSTIIEKDKSSVGSDSFSSTSSSGIVSQPSTSATEHLYPGKRFLFTEDSLKNNSTFTNSVFCPPTPTEENAINQSICVSFHSPEENPAHDGVIGDRLHKPPDTICNSVDSSGSQNQPSSDSEESSEDTSTSSALGYSSLESV, from the coding sequence ATGCCTCAACTGAAACCCATGCGAGCCAAACGAAACAGATCACCAGTCGCCACCATTCATCGCCAAAGTGAATCAAGTGGAGGCAGCCGAAAACATGGTCAACGACAACGACCCTCGACATTAACCACATCGGTGAATAGTGTCCGTGCACCGGTTACCCATTATCAGCTTTTATCCAAGTCCCCTCAACTTTCAACCATAATCGAGAAGGACAAATCTTCTGTTGGCAGTGATTCATTTTCATCTACGTCATCGTCTGGCATTGTCTCACAACCGTCCACAAGTGCAACCGAACATCTTTATCCAGGCAAAAGATTTCTATTTACCGAAGATAGTTTGAAGAACAACAGTACCTTCACTAATTCCGTATTTTGCCCACCAACACCAACCGAGGAGAATGCCATTAACCAGTCAATATGTGTAAGTTTCCACAGTCCTGAGGAAAATCCAGCCCACGACGGTGTTATCGGTGATCGTCTTCACAAACCACCAGATACCATATGCAACTCGGTTGATTCTTCAGGCTCACAAAATCAGCCATCAAGTGATTCTGAGGAATCATCGGAGGACACTTCAACCTCATCAGCCCTTGGTTATTCTTCCCTGGAATCAGTTTGA